From a single Sander vitreus isolate 19-12246 chromosome 4, sanVit1, whole genome shotgun sequence genomic region:
- the camk1ga gene encoding calcium/calmodulin-dependent protein kinase IGa, which translates to MGRKEIICSWKKSTSNIKEVFDFIGKMGSGSFSEVFMVREKKTGQLYAMKCLRKKHLAHSNLENEINVLRRIQHENVVGLEDFYESRTHYYLVMQLVSGGELFDRILDKGVYTEKDASTVIQQVLQAVSYLHENGIVHRDLKPENLLYYNTDENAKIMVSDFGLSKTVEHGTMSTACGTPRYVAPEVLAQKPYSKAVDCWSIGVITYILLCGYPPFFEENETRLLSKIMRAEYAFHSPFWDDISESAKDFIRNMMEKNPTKRFLTEQALRHPWIAGNAAKDLDIYQSVYEQMERNFAKSKWKQAFNAASVVHHMKKLQLSLTEPFTSHLCMPNIIVQSTSQYDQEVLGPCQDEADALDPNGNPVLAANHLFCSNPESDRGLCLPLRANQSEPGNTLVVEESTEVNNFLSEINAPFRPSKSLDAVSPRKDQKVQSGVCSVM; encoded by the exons ggGGTCATTTTCAGAGGTTTTTATGGTACGAGAGAAGAAAACAGGACAACTGTACGCTATGAAATGTCTGAGGAAGAAACACCTTGCTCATAGCAACCTTGAAAATGAAATCAATGTACTgagaag GATACAGCATGAGAACGTAGTGGGACTGGAGGATTTCTATGAGAGTCGGACACACTATTACCTGGTCATGCAGCT ggtGTCAGGCGGGGAGCTGTTTGATCGCATTTTAGACAAGGGGGTTTACACCGAGAAGGACGCCAGCACAGTGATCCAACAGGTGCTGCAGGCTGTCAGTTACCTGCACGAAAACGGCATTGTACACAGGGACCTTAAa CCTGAGAACCTGTTGTACTATAATACAGATGAGAATGCTAAGATCATGGTCAGTGACTTTGGTCTGTCTAAGACGGTGGAGCATGGTACGATGTCCACAGCCTGCGGTACACCAAGATATGTTG CGCCTGAGGTGTTGGCCCAGAAACCATACAGCAAAGCAGTGGACTGCTGGTCCATTGGAGTTATCACTTACATCCT GCTCTGCGGCTACCCTCCATTCTTTGAAGAGAATGAGACCCGTCTGCTTTCAAAGATCATGAGAGCGGAGTACGCCTTCCATTCACCTTTCTGGGACGACATCTCTGAGTCAG CCAAAGACTTCATCAGGAATATGATGGAGAAAAACCCCACAAAACGCTTCCTCACCGAGCAGGCACTCAGGCACCCATg GATTGCTGGTAACGCAGCTAAAGACCTGGACATTTATCAGTCTGTCTATGAACAGATGGAGAGGAACTTTGCTAAATCCAAATGGAAG CAAGCCttcaatgcagcttcagtagtCCACCACATGAAGAAACTGCAGTTATCCCTCACTGAACCCTTCACCTCACACCTCTGCATGCCCAATATCATAGTACAGTCCACCTCCCAGTATGACCAGGAGGTGCTGGGACCCTGCCAAGATGAGGCTGATGCCCTCGACCCAAACGGGAATCCCGTTCTTGCGGCCAATCATCTATTCTGCAGTAATCCTGAGTCGGACAGAGGTCTCTGTCTACCACTGAGAGCCAATCAAAGTGAGCCTGGCAACACTCTAGTTGTTGAAGAATCAACAGAGGTCAATAACTTTCTTTCAGAGATCAATGCGCCTTTCAGGCCGTCCAAGAG CCTGGACGCTGTGTCTCCGAGGAAGGACCAGAAAGTTCAGAGTGGAGTGTGTTCTGTCATGTGA